Proteins encoded together in one Porites lutea chromosome 2, jaPorLute2.1, whole genome shotgun sequence window:
- the LOC140925434 gene encoding melanocyte-stimulating hormone receptor-like — protein MFSNNTLDEPASLLSTQAQISLIINIIINIITCPFTVLLNALVIIAVKTRPTLQSYANILLACLAATDAVSGVLAQPSFILYMMLLLLGVGGKSAEDAVHLFHNSVLRAVLVCSSLHLILVTYERVIAIKFTMYYPVFVTEQKLKIAVTAFWLLSISSEVLKHAIEDSLYSNVIAAVALISCVVFVSISYFLLYQETRSHQRKMTTEQIPQEEVEQFAKENKALKTTVFVVGAVLLCFIPVFILLLLVFLWSGNVVVEANLFYVLTPFVRTFSMFNSFPNPLIYCLRQREMRKFVLRSPKTVQVVQPAND, from the coding sequence ATGTTTTCAAACAACACCTTGGACGAACCGGCTTCGCTTCTAAGCACACAAGCACAGATAAGTTtgatcatcaacatcatcatcaacatcataaCTTGTCCGTTCACTGTTCTTCTCAACGCTTTAGTGATAATTGCAGTGAAAACAAGACCAACACTTCAGAGCTATGCCAATATTCTACTGGCCTGTTTAGCTGCTACCGATGCAGTGAGTGGTGTTCTGGCACAACCATCGTTTATTCTGTACATGATGTTGTTGTTACTCGGAGTAGGTGGTAAAAGCGCTGAAGACGCGGTTCATCTTTTCCATAATTCTGTCTTACGCGCTGTGCTTGTCTGTTCATCGCTTCATCTGATATTGGTAACTTACGAGAGGGTGATTGCGATTAAATTTACCATGTACTACCCTGTCTTTGTCACAGAACAGAAACTCAAGATAGCAGTGACTGCTTTTTGGCTGCTTTCAATTTCTTCTGAGGTACTAAAACACGCAATAGAGGACTCTTTATATTCAAACGTTATAGCGGCCGTGGCTTTAATTTCCTGCGTTGTTTTTGTCTCAATTTCTTACTTCTTGTTGTATCAAGAAACCCGCAGTCACCAAAGGAAAATGACAACTGAGCAAATACCACAAGAAGAAGTGGAACAGTTTGCCAAAGAGAACAAAGCACTCAAGACAACTGTGTTCGTAGTAGGAGCTGTTCTGTTATGTTTTATCCCCGTATTTATACTACTTTTGTTGGTATTTTTGTGGTCGGGAAACGTTGTTGTAGAAGCAAATTTGTTTTATGTGTTGACACCATTTGTTCGTACATTCAGTATGTTCAACTCTTTCCCCAATCCACTAATTTACTGTTTGCGACAaagagaaatgagaaaatttgtaTTGAGATCTCCTAAAACAGTGCAAGTGGTGCAACCCGCTAATGACTAG
- the LOC140925457 gene encoding uncharacterized protein gives MYVENSTSGSNSTFMFSNNTLDEPASRLSTQAQISLIINIIINIITCPFTVLLNALVITAVKTRPTLQSYANIVLACLAATDAVSGVLAQPSFILYMMLLLLGVGGKSAVDEVHLSHNSALRAVLVCSSLHLILVTYERVIAIKFTMCYPIFVTEQKLKAAVIAFWLVSISSELVNHATEDSLFSNVITALALIFCVVFVSIFYLLLYKETLRLRRKMKTEQIPQEEVERIAKENKALKTTVLVIGAVLLCFIPLLMHILLVLVWSGNVVYQASLYNVLTPFSRTFSMFNSFLNPLIYCLRQREIRKFVLRFPKAIQVVQPVEN, from the coding sequence ATGTATGTCGAAAACTCTACTTCAGGCTCCAATTCAACCTTCATGTTTTCAAACAACACCTTGGACGAACCGGCTTCGCGTCTTAGCACACAAGCACAGATAAGTTtgatcatcaacatcatcatcaacatcataaCTTGTCCGTTCACTGTTCTTCTCAACGCATTAGTGATAACTGCAGTGAAAACAAGACCAACACTTCAGAGCTATGCCAATATTGTACTGGCCTGTTTAGCTGCGACCGATGCAGTGAGTGGTGTTCTGGCACAACCATCGTTTATTCTGTACATGATGTTGTTGTTACTCGGAGTGGGTGGTAAAAGCGCTGTAGACGAGGTTCATTTATCCCACAATTCTGCTCTGCGCGCTGTGCTTGTCTGTTCATCGCTTCATCTGATATTGGTGACTTACGAGAGGGTCATTGCGATTAAATTTACCATGTGCTACCCTATCTTTGTCACAGAACAGAAACTCAAAGCAGCAGTGATAGCTTTTTGGCTTGTTTCAATTTCTTCCGAGCTTGTAAACCACGCAACAGAGGACTCTTTATTTTCAAACGTTATAACGGCCCTGGCTTTAATtttctgtgttgtttttgtttcaattttttactTGTTGTTGTACAAAGAAACCCTTAGACTcagaaggaaaatgaaaactgagcAAATACCACAAGAAGAAGTGGAACGAATTGCCAAGGAAAACAAAGCACTCAAGACAACTGTGCTCGTAATCGGAgctgttttgttatgttttatccCCTTGTTGATGCATATTCTATTGGTACTTGTGTGGTCGGGTAACGTGGTATATCAAGCAAGTTTGTACAATGTCTTAACACCATTTTCTCGTACATTCAGCATGTTTAACTCCTTCCTCAACCCATTAATTTACTGTTTACGACAAagagaaataagaaaatttgTATTAAGATTTCCTAAAGCAATACAAGTGGTGCAACCCGTTGAAAACTAG
- the LOC140926531 gene encoding selenocysteine lyase-like, with product MTDENKIYLDYNATTPLEPSVLSAIQDALRDAWGNPSSSYAAGKKASHVIKRARTSIASMIGASSGDIIFLSGGTEGNNMVIHSALEYFHGFNDQPDCKPHVITSNLEHDSIQLPLLKLKEQGKIDVTFVPASPDSGAVTAEGILQEVRPSTCLVTVMMANNETGVIQPIEDTSKAIRSQNKIRLSQKLPRILIHTDAAQAIGKIKVDVEELGVDYLTIVGHKFYGPRIGALFVRDPETVTPLYPIFYGGGQERNFRPGTENTGMIAGLGEASQLVVDNLDHYHENMKMVRDYLESRLKETFEDNIQFNGKFDTSERIPNTCNVSFLGRGLEGRKILAAVKKLQASVGAACHSDAVSRPSPILTAIGIPHDIAMNALRLSVGRYTSKNDIDVILEDLEIVVKTLKKEYITV from the exons ATGACCGATGAGAACAAAATTTATTTAGATTATAATGCTACAACTCCACTGGAACCGTCAGTGCTATCAGCCATCCAAGATGCTCTACGAGATGCCTGGGGAAATCCCAGCAGTTCCTATGCTGCGGGAAAGAAAGCAAGTCACGTAATCAAACGAGCCCGAACCTCAATAGCTTCCATGATTGGGGCGTCAAGCGGTGACATCATATTCCTGTCAGGTGGTACTGAGGGAAACAACATGGTTATTCACTCTGCTTTGGAATATTTCCATGGCTTTAATGATCAGCCAGACTGCAAGCCACATGTCATTACATCCAATCTGGAACATGATTCAATCCAACTTCCACTCCTGAAACTTAAAGAACAAGGCAAGATTGACGTGACTTTTGTTCCTGCTTCACCAGACTCTGGTGCTGTTACTGCAGAGGGGATACTGCAGGAAGTGAGACCCAGTACGTGTTTAGTTACTGTTATGATGGCCAACAATGAAACAGGAGTGATTCAG CCAATTGAGGACACTTCAAAGGCCATTAGAAGCCAAAACAAGATTCGTTTATCTCAAAAACTCCCCAGGATTCTTATTCATACAGATGCTGCTCAAGCCATAGGCAAAATTAAAGTTGACGTAGAGGAGCTAGGGGTGGATTACCTAACAATTGTTGGACACAAGTTTTATGGACCTCGAATTG GGGCACTGTTTGTGCGTGATCCAGAGACTGTCACACCTCTTTACCCAATATTTTATGGAGGTGGTCAAGAGAGAAATTTCAGACCAGGAACAGAAAACACAGGCATGATAGCTGGTTTGGGAGAAGCTTCGCAGTTGGTGGTTGACAATTTGGATCACTACCATGAAAACATGAAAATG gtGAGGGATTATCTTGAGTCTAGGCTGAAAGAGACGTTCGAAGACAACATTCAATTCAACGGAAAATTCGATACAAGCGAACGCATTCCCAACACGTGTAATGTGTCCTTTCTGGGGAGAGGTCTGGAAGGTCGGAAGATCTTAGCAGCTGTAAAAAAGCTGCAAGCCAGTGTTGGCGCTGCTTGTCACTCGGATGCTGTTTCGCGGCCATCTCCCATCCTAACAGCGATCGGCATTCCCCATGACATTGCCATGAATGCTCTGCGGCTGAGTGTCGGACGATACACCTCCAAAAACGACATTGATGTTATATTGGAGGATCTGGAAATTGTTGTTAAGACTCTTAAAAAAGAATACATTACGGTCTAA
- the LOC140925444 gene encoding melanocyte-stimulating hormone receptor-like, producing the protein MYVANSTSGFNLTFMCSNNTLDEPASRLSTQAQISLIINIIINIITCPFTVLLNALVIIAVKTRPTLQSYANILLACLAATDAVSGVLAQPSFILYMMLLLLGVGGKSAVDEVHLSHNSALRAVLVCSSLHLILVTYERVIAIKFTMYYPVFVTTQKLKVAVIAFWLVSISSELINHATEDSLLSNVITALALIFCVVFVLISYLLLYKETLRLRKKMKTEQIPQEEVERIAKENKALKTTVLVVGAVLLCFIPVFIHLLLVLLWSGDVVYQASLYNVLTPFSRTFSMFNSFLNPLIYCLRQREIRKFVLRFPKVIQVVQPVEN; encoded by the coding sequence ATGTACGTAGCGAACTCTACTTCAGGCTTCAATTTAACCTTCATGTGTTCAAACAACACCTTGGACGAACCGGCTTCGCGTCTTAGCACACAAGCACAGATAAGTTtgatcatcaacatcatcatcaacatcataaCTTGTCCGTTCACTGTTCTTCTCAACGCATTAGTGATAATTGCAGTGAAAACAAGACCAACACTTCAGAGCTATGCCAATATTCTACTGGCCTGTTTAGCTGCGACCGATGCAGTGAGTGGTGTTCTGGCACAACCATCGTTTATTCTGTACATGATGTTGTTGTTACTCGGAGTGGGTGGTAAAAGCGCTGTAGACGAGGTTCATTTATCCCACAATTCTGCTCTGCGCGCTGTGCTTGTCTGTTCATCGCTTCATCTGATATTGGTGACTTACGAGAGGGTCATTGCGATTAAATTTACCATGTACTACCCTGTCTTTGTCACAACCCAGAAACTCAAAGTAGCAGTGATTGCTTTTTGGCTTGTTTCAATTTCTTCCGAGCTTATAAACCACGCAACAGAGGACTCTTTATTGTCAAACGTTATAACGGCCCTGGCTTTAATtttctgtgttgtttttgttttaatttcttactTGTTGTTGTACAAAGAAACCCTTAGGctcagaaagaaaatgaaaactgagcAAATACCACAAGAAGAAGTGGAACGAATTGCCAAGGAAAACAAAGCACTCAAGACAACTGTGCTCGTAGTCGGAGCTGTTCTGTTATGTTTTATCCCCGTGTTCATCCATCTTTTATTAGTACTTTTGTGGTCGGGTGACGTGGTATATCAAGCAAGTTTGTACAATGTCTTGACACCATTTTCTCGTACATTCAGCATGTTTAACTCCTTCCTCAACCCATTAATTTACTGTTTACGACAAagagaaataagaaaatttgTCTTAAGATTTCCTAAAGTAATACAAGTGGTGCAACCCGTTGAAAACTAG
- the LOC140927506 gene encoding DENN domain-containing protein 11-like yields MADHDDAVLVDCEEVPDFSYEPRQVTPSLSLKDGHVNPGGNFSLAGNSGEISNGQENSVPELIIAVFVVQFDTRRGNEIEWKYPTSVNLIGVEFKALASGSHTITKDFIYFKTKDGLYGLSCFERIAVDNVAERGARMKSVGILCAKYTSLHEHMPFLEEEVRRQLENPGHYEDLENYYHSYKNCVLRNNYIPSPTSEKLPGLDEIPVLKITHPAGCFTQFIKFFGEQIFVLWKFVLLQKRILFFSPPPVGVACYRVYCACLLASHGIPFGFETGSNPLFFTNVCDLSALKEEHKYVACTTEKIFESKLEVYDVYVDNQNIKCKQHLSWIAHFNNADRDRLHQLDSFRQEQLYTGGDVCDDEKMYTKFFVNLNNKLFQTLFEVASTEDRTLTPEHIRSVGLDSKADLHFLSDLVDLYGIDVHIPEPKCCPFYV; encoded by the exons ATGGCTGATCATGATGATGCAGTCCTGGTCGATTGTGAAGAAGTTCCCGATTTTTCGTACGAACCTAGACAAGTTACTCCTTCTCTTTCGCTCAAAGATGGACATGTAAATCCAGGGGGAAATTTTTCGTTGGCAGGAAACAGCGGAGAGATTTCAAATGGTCAGGAGAACTCGGTCCCTGAACTCATAATCGCTGTGTTTGTTGTACAGTTTGACACGCGAAGAG GAAATGAAATTGAGTGGAAGTATCCAACATCTGTGAATTTGATAGGTGTGGAATTCAAGGCCCTTGCTAGTGGTTCTCATACAATCACAAAAGATTTTAT atatttcaaaacaaaggatGGACTTTATGGACTAAGCTGTTTTGAGAGAATAGCTGTTGATAATGTGGCTGAGAGAGGGGCCCGGATGAAATCAGTTGGTATTTTATGTGCGAAATACACTTCGTTACATGAACACATGCCATTCCTTGAAGAGGAAGTAAG GAGGCAGTTAGAAAATCCTGGCCATTATGAAGATTTAGAAAACTATTATCACAGCTATAAAAACTGTGTTCTCAGAAACAATTACATTCCTTCTCCAACTTCTGAGAAGTTACCAGGACTGGATGAAATACCAGTGTTAAAG ATCACCCATCCAGCTGgatgtttcactcagtttatCAAGTTCTTTGGAGAAcaaatttttgttctttggAAATTTGtgctgttacaaaaaagaaTTCTCTTCTTCTCTCCCCCGCCTGTGGGCGTGGCCTGTTATAGAG TGTACTGTGCTTGTTTGTTGGCAAGTCATGGAATTCCGTTTGGCTTTGAAACTGGAAGCAATCCCCTCTTTTTCACAAACGTTTGTGATTTAAGTGCATTGAAAGAAGAACACAAGTATGTTGCAT GTACAACAGAGAAGATATTTGAGAGCAAACTTGAAGTGTATGATGTCTATGTTGATAATCAGAACATCAAATGCAAACAACATTTGAGTTGGATTGCTCATTTTAATAATGCTGATCGAGATCGACTACATCAACTGGACTCTTTCAG GCAAGAGCAGCTATACACAGGTGGCGACGTTTGTGATGATGAGAAGATGTACACAAA attttttgtcaACTTAAACAACAAGCTTTTCCAGACACTTTTCGAAGTAGCTTCTACTGAAGACAGAACTTTAACACCGGAACACATCCGAAGTGTAGGACTTGATTCAAAGGCCGATCTCCATTTCTTGTCTGACTTGGTAGATCTTTACGGAATTGACGTTCACATTCCAGAACCAAAATGTTGTCCATTTTACGTTTAA